TGTCGGTGGTTGACGCCCTGGACCAGTCCATGGCGGGTCTTGATGTTGAAGTTGCCGGTGACGCGAACGGCGACGCGGCCCGTGTGGTTGCCCTGCCGCTTGCCGTTGGGGACGTTTGCGCGCACGAGGTCGCCGGTTGCGTAGCCGAAGTATTGCTTGGTGCGGGGCAGGGCGAGGCGAGGGAAGCCGTATCGGTCGGGGGCGGTGCGACGATAGGTACCGCGTCCAGTTGCCGTCACCACTTGAATGGCTTTGGGGTGACGCACCACGCTTGCCAGAACTCCGACGCACAGCGCGTCAAGGGTGTGACTTTTGGGCGTTGAGGTGCGTCGACGATTCCATCTTGTCCGGCCACCGGTGGACGGCCGTACGTCTGGGTGTAGGGCCTTGAGCGCTCGGAGCACTGCGCAACGGGTCGCGTTCATCGCTGCGGCGTCGCGCAGTGGAGTCTTCGCCTGTTGAAGAATCTTTGAGAGCACAGCGGGCTTCTTCTTGAGGAAGTCCTCGACCGGCATGTTGCTTTTCCGCTTGTTGCAGGGAAGGCAGGCGAGGGTCAGGTTGGAGACACGGTCGGATCCGCCTCGCGATCGCGGATGGATGTGGTCGATGTTGAGAGGGGTGCTCGTTGCTCCGCAGTAGGCGCACGCCCGGTTCCACTTCATCAGTAGGTACTCACGCACCTCCATTCCTTGTAGCGTGCCGCCTCGATACTCGGCAACGGATGCAGACGTGCCCGCGCTCATGGCATGAGGATCGAAGACGGAGAGTTCTACATGCACCGCGCGCACAGGAGCCCAGCGGGTCATCCTGTTCACCCACGCGGTGATGGTGTCGACCCGGTGCCTCAAGGACGGAGCGAGCCAGCCTTCTGGCCGTGCGCGGTTGTTGAAGCGGGGTGCTCGATAACGGAGGTTCCGCTGCCTGCGTGCCCGCCTGAGCGTGGCCCGGGAGGTAAGCCTGACGCTGATCGGTCCGCCTCGGTGTACGAGCTCGATCGCGAACAGGCCGTGGCGGACGGATGCATCCGCTTCGTCGACTGCCCGGAACAGGGCGATGCCGGTGAATCTGCTGCCTGGGTCGATACCCAGCTCAGCGCCGGTCACTTCCGAGGTGGCGGCAGTACGGTCTTTGAGGCGGATTACAAATGGGGTGTGACGATGCACGACGGCTCGCCCGTGACTGAGGAGTTTTGCGGGCACGGGCCGGCGTACATGGCATGAGCGGTTGGTGGTGTCTGTCCAGAACGAACACCGCTGGATGACCCTCACGGGTCTCGCCCTTCCCCGCTGAAGCGGGGGCGGGGTGACGTCCTGCCAGATGGGTGCCCGCCGACAGGATCTCCCCTCGCCCATGTTCAGCACCCGTGCCCGGCACGGTGGCCGGGGGTCCGCAAGCCGTTTCGTCCCTACTCCCAGGGGTGTCTGCTCCTGCGGATTCCAGAGCGCGCCGCTGAGGAAGCACGGCGCGGTGGGTCTTCTCACGTGAACTGAACGTAGTCATCGGATGCACCTCCTTGTGGTGATGACTGGGGCTGGTCAAACGTGGGCGTGACTCTCAACCAAGAGCCACGCCCCGGCCTTCAAGGCCGGAGAGCGAATGACTTCAGGTCCTTCGTTTCGTGCTGAGCCTCGCCGCTGCACGTATGAGAAGACGACATCGCCGGTGATCGTCGTGTGTTCGTGATGCGGCGCCGACATTTTCGATCAAGTTTGGTCGGTCAGGTTCAAGGGGACTTTGAGATGCATCGCGGACTGCAGCACCGGGCACACGACAAGAAGCGGCCCGCCGGCATGCTTGCCGGCGGGCCGCTCGAGAAGCTGGCTGCGACTCGCGACTCGGCTAACGCTCGCTGTACTTGAAGCAGACGCCGATCGGCTTGTAGGCCGTCTTGTTCCTCTGGACGATCCACTTGTCGCCCTGAGGTACGAGCATGGCCTGCACGTCGAACTTCTTCCCCGAGTACTTCACGAAGGCCGTCAGCGTTCCGTGCTTGCCCCGAGGCACTTCTTTGGAGCCGCTCACGGTGATGCTTCGTGACTTCGACACGTCCCATCCGACACCCGCACTGATGACACCCTTCGAGGCGTCGATGTGCTTCGAGAGCACCGTGCCGGTGGATCGGGTGTCATCAATGCGCAGCGTCATCCTGCCCCGGCCCGAGGCCATCGCAACGGGCGTCTTCCCGCACTTGGTCCCGATGGAGCGTACGTGGATCAACCGCTTGGCGATGATCGCGCGGTTCCCACTCGCGACTTCGGAACTCTTTGCGCTCGGGGTTGCCTGTGCTGAGGTGCCCATGCCGAGCAGGCTCACGGACAAGCCAGCAATGATGACCCCGCGCTGGGCTGTTTGGAAATTCAACTGATCCCCCATGATCATAAGAAGGCATCAGGGCCTCCGGTCGAGAACAGTTGATCAAGGGGTGTGTGCTTCTGCAACAGTCTTGAGATAGATCTGAGCGTGTGCGTGATGGCTCTGGGGTGCTCGGGATCTACTTGACGAGGAAACTCACGATTCCCTCAGAGATCCCTTGCGCCGCCTTCTGGCGCCAGGCTCCGCTGGTGAGCTGTGCCGCGTCCTTGCTATCGCGCATGTTGCCGCACTCGATGAACACCTTCGGAACCGTTGACAGATTGAGACCGCCGAGGTCCTTACGCGTGACGAGACCGGTGCCGTCGCCGATGTAGTTGGAGGGGGCGTCGCCCGTGACGCGGACGAAGGAGCCCGCGATGCGTTCGCCGAGGGCGCGGGAGGGGGCCACGATGGGGCCGGTGTTCGCGGCGCCCTCGTCCACCTTGCCGGGGAGGATGACGTGGAAGCCCCGTTGGCCGGAGCCCGCGCCGTCGGCGTGGATGGAGACGACCGCGTCGGCGTGCGCCTTGTTGCCGATCTCGGCACGCTCGTCGACGCACGGTCCCCAGGAACGGTCGCCGTCCTGCGTGAACTTGACCGTGGCGCCCTGCTTCTCCAGCAGCGTGCGCATGCGATGGGCGACGTCGAGTGTGAACTCGGCCTCGGAGTAGCCGTCGTTCGTCGACGTACCCGTCGTGTCGCACTCCTTCCAGTTCGTGCCGATGTTCACCTTGCGGTTGATCTCGGACGTGTGCCGGAAGTTGTTCGGGTTGTGGCCCGGGTCGATGACGACGACCTTGCCGTCCAGGGACCCGGAGCCGGAGCCGGCCGGCGCGGACGTGGAGTCCGTCGTCGGCGTGGGGCCCGGTGGTTTGTCGTCGCTCGTGGTGGAGTCCGTCGGCGCCTGGTCCGAGGGTGCCTGCGACGGCTGTACGGCCGCGTTGCCGGAGCCGCCTCCGTCGCCGCCCACCGCCTCGTACATCACCCAGCCGAGCAGTGCCCCGGGCACCAGCGCGGCGAGGCCCACGGTGAGGACGCGGCGACGGCCGCGGCGGGGCTGGGGAGGATCGAAGTCCGGACCTACGTACGACACGCCTGACACCTTACGGGCCGACCGCGGCCGGTGCGGGAAGGCCACGGCCGAGCCGCGCCGCAGTTCA
The DNA window shown above is from Streptomyces chartreusis and carries:
- the iscB gene encoding RNA-guided endonuclease IscB; translated protein: MGEGRSCRRAPIWQDVTPPPLQRGRARPVRVIQRCSFWTDTTNRSCHVRRPVPAKLLSHGRAVVHRHTPFVIRLKDRTAATSEVTGAELGIDPGSRFTGIALFRAVDEADASVRHGLFAIELVHRGGPISVRLTSRATLRRARRQRNLRYRAPRFNNRARPEGWLAPSLRHRVDTITAWVNRMTRWAPVRAVHVELSVFDPHAMSAGTSASVAEYRGGTLQGMEVREYLLMKWNRACAYCGATSTPLNIDHIHPRSRGGSDRVSNLTLACLPCNKRKSNMPVEDFLKKKPAVLSKILQQAKTPLRDAAAMNATRCAVLRALKALHPDVRPSTGGRTRWNRRRTSTPKSHTLDALCVGVLASVVRHPKAIQVVTATGRGTYRRTAPDRYGFPRLALPRTKQYFGYATGDLVRANVPNGKRQGNHTGRVAVRVTGNFNIKTRHGLVQGVNHRHVRLLQRADGYAYTTRAEVAHA
- a CDS encoding N-acetylmuramoyl-L-alanine amidase, yielding MSYVGPDFDPPQPRRGRRRVLTVGLAALVPGALLGWVMYEAVGGDGGGSGNAAVQPSQAPSDQAPTDSTTSDDKPPGPTPTTDSTSAPAGSGSGSLDGKVVVIDPGHNPNNFRHTSEINRKVNIGTNWKECDTTGTSTNDGYSEAEFTLDVAHRMRTLLEKQGATVKFTQDGDRSWGPCVDERAEIGNKAHADAVVSIHADGAGSGQRGFHVILPGKVDEGAANTGPIVAPSRALGERIAGSFVRVTGDAPSNYIGDGTGLVTRKDLGGLNLSTVPKVFIECGNMRDSKDAAQLTSGAWRQKAAQGISEGIVSFLVK